A DNA window from Kitasatospora atroaurantiaca contains the following coding sequences:
- a CDS encoding carbohydrate-binding module family 20 domain-containing protein — translation MIRHAHRALLRTVLVAALAALLLSLPAQVGTARAAESGSSEAAATETFVLGGSPPPGPLYLVGSVAALGNWSPEVAVPLVWSGHTWSVTLSSLPTATTVRYKYLAKDRDGNITWQPGPDQLLTTAAAGTSGSARDTWAGATTPVTTAFTVDATTWYGQNVYVSGSLPALGSWDTDRAVPLASANYPFWSGSTALPPNTAYEYKYFRRNPDGTVEWEPGGNRTATSAPSGSDTYHDVWR, via the coding sequence ATGATCCGTCATGCCCACAGGGCTCTGCTGCGCACCGTGCTGGTCGCGGCCCTCGCCGCCCTCCTACTGAGCCTTCCGGCGCAGGTCGGCACCGCGCGGGCGGCGGAGTCCGGCAGCTCGGAGGCCGCCGCCACGGAGACCTTCGTCCTGGGCGGGTCGCCCCCGCCCGGCCCGCTCTATCTCGTAGGGTCCGTCGCAGCGCTCGGCAACTGGTCGCCCGAGGTGGCCGTCCCGCTGGTGTGGTCCGGCCACACCTGGAGCGTCACGCTCAGCTCCCTGCCGACCGCCACAACCGTCCGGTACAAGTACCTAGCCAAGGACCGGGACGGGAACATCACCTGGCAACCCGGCCCCGACCAGCTCCTGACCACCGCCGCAGCGGGCACCTCGGGCTCGGCCAGGGACACCTGGGCCGGTGCCACGACGCCGGTCACCACGGCCTTCACCGTCGACGCGACCACCTGGTACGGGCAGAACGTCTACGTCAGCGGCTCACTGCCGGCCCTCGGCAGCTGGGACACCGACCGCGCCGTGCCGCTCGCCTCGGCGAACTACCCCTTCTGGAGCGGCTCGACGGCCCTGCCACCCAACACCGCGTACGAGTACAAGTACTTCAGGAGGAACCCCGACGGCACCGTCGAGTGGGAGCCCGGCGGCAACCGGACCGCCACCAGCGCGCCCTCGGGCAGCGACACCTACCACGACGTATGGAGGTGA